taaagcaacaataatttcattataTTCTTGTGTCTGTAAATATTGTAAGACATTTTTGGTTTACTATAGGGTAAGAAAGCAACATgatctttcttttatttttttaatcttaatAAACCATCATATTTTCTTGTGCAAAGTTATTCACCTTCCCTTGTTTGTTGAATTACATTATGCTGATAATAATTTATCGACTTAGTGCCAGGGTCATTGGCTAGGGGCATGTATTCCTCTAataacaaatcaaatgttttgGTGAAGTGGGGGTGGGGGGACACCAAAGTAAAAATGTCACAGAGAGGGAAAGTAAATCCATAAACTTAATCACCTTTGGATGTTGAGCTTGGACTCGAAAAAGTTTTCTTGAACTCCATTCTCCAAAGAGAAATGAACACATAACCCATAAAATAACCCTATAACAAATGCGCTAAATTATATTAGAAATAGGTGGTTTGCGCTTGGGTGTCATGACACATTACAATTGAATGTGTATCTCTGGACAGGAGAATAAATTGGAAACTTGTCTGACTGACAATATTGTCATTTCTATGAAGTAGCAAAAATGTCTATTCTGATTGAGATCTAAGTAGAGCACACACTTCTCCAAAGATTTTTAAAGTACAACCATTTAATGCAATGATATTGCATACATATGGTGTGAAATTATATACCCTTTTGTTCCAAAAAATGGCATTCTTGAGTTTCTCTCAGTGCTAGTGTTTAGCACTATGATTTTGAAGCAAACTTCTTTGGTCAACACCTTGATGAAGACCAAGTATTTGATGGCCTTAAACAATTAAGCTTAacttatttttatctttctcaCAGCATGGAAGTTTTGACACTAAAACTTCTCTTGTCCGTCATGTTTATTCTCCCAACAGTCCTCTCTGCCAATAATTTgtccattatttttttcaaaaggcaAAGTGACACCACAAAGCACCAATTGCTGGGCCTTCTGTGTAGTATCATCCTGGTATGAAAATATTCACATTGCTATCAACCCATTGGCTGACAAGGGATACTTGTGAAACTTTAACTCTTCGGGTTATTTAAACTGGATAAGTCACCAAAGCTTGCAGTAGCTGACCCACGGGCAGATGATTTTTGCTGAAAGGAGAATGTTTCAAGTCATTGACATGGtccaaaaattttgcaaagaatGTTTGGTACCATTGTTCATTAGCcgcaacaacaaacaaaaaaataattggcTTCCTTGCGGTAAGAGGAATCATCAACGTTACCATTTTTATACAGTGACTTCTTACTTGCCACATGTGCCACCACTGCAACTGGCTCTTTCTGGAGTGTTTACCAATATTGTTATTCGATTTAATGGTGCCAAAACCATAGCAGACTTACCCATCTTAATTTTCAGGTGCCCTACTGatgatcattaatttttaaaaccttCTCATCAATTACAGTACATCCCCTtcgaataataataataattattattattatcattattactgaCTGTCTTACTTGGGATTCATGTGGTTTCCACCCAATCATATAAAGCACAAAGAAAGTGGCTGGAACACCACCTCCTTCCAGACCATACATctctaaaacaacaacaacaaagcaaacaattaCGGAGTCAGTTTAAAATGACAATAATCAGCACATTATTACTGTGATCTATCATACCCTTTAAATAAACCAAGGAAAGGACCATTcctccagaaaaaaaaattggtcacTTCTAGTATTTTCATGACTTTTACCATTATAAATGGCAGAGGCAGCAGTAATTGTATCCCTGTGCAGTATGGTCTTCCTGTTCCAAGAAGCATTGCTTTCACCCATTCCTTTTAGGTCGAACATTAGCTCAAGCATGCTGGGATATCCAATTGTTATTTCATCAAAATCCTaagaaacaaaggaagtcAATGTACACAAGATTATAATGTTCTTAAACGTAAATCAGATATTACAAATACCATTGATATTGTGTAAATTATATTGTGAGGGTCAGTTGCTGCTGCgtaagaggaagaagaaattcACTGATGGTGAGCTGAATTAAGAGAAACAAATGGTTTCTAAGTttagaaatgaaatttaagactgggcccagttgttcaaagcccgattaagctaatcctgtattagtggaaattttaatggTTATTATTTACCcttaaaggaaaatttttcacaagattaaggtttaaggaaaagaaatttgtaatttataaccttatctggccacaattttgtggtaAACCTTCCTTTAGCAGTTATAAAGAGCCaataaaatttacgctaacgTAAGGATTAGCTCAattgggctttgaacaactgaccCCAGAGGTGACAAAAAAGAAGCGCATTTTACATCAGCCAATTTGATGAAAACTATggtagcttttttttctttacatggAACACAGACACGGCCAGTAATTGTTGCAGGAGAAAAACAGGAACCAAActatgttgttgttattgattAGTCCATTTAACTTACGACAGTTGTTAAAGAGAATCCACTTCTTGTTAACAGATTTCCCAGATCTCTAACTTCAGCAAATGGTGATATATGAGGAGCAAATCCCTGGGGATATGATGATAATTCAAGTTAATTATTTCCCCCTTCTCGATATCTCAGATTTTTGACATACTTTCACCATCATAACTTTTCTAAACAAAACATTCCTCACAATTTCTCCCCCCTCCACATTTCCCTTAGTCCTCTTTGATGAACCATATATAGTGCTTATACCTCCATCACATCTCCTTAATTGATCCACACCAGATATCCCTTCTCAACAGGTAGACTAACCTTGTTTCTTCCTTCACCCTACCCTGCTTCTTAAGAAATTTCCCCCTAGGCCTGTCACTCtccaaacaaattattaaaatccGGATTCATACCTGCCTACCCCCATCTTTGGAGTAATTTCCTTACTTAGCTCTGTTATTGGGGACATGCAATAAAACCCTCATAATAGTGGGGCTGTCTAATTTATTTCCAAGACTAGAATTTGCTTTGAGCAGTCAGTTCTACTGTTAGGCAAATTTAACAATGTTACTCCATTCCAAGGAGagaagaaaatattgaagACAAGCACTACTTTTTCATTACGCATCTGATCTTGGCAGCAAATGACACCAATGTGCAAGATGGCCTTTTTACTGTGCTGGATTGATGTGGAATTGCACATACCCCTTCCCTTTCAATTTCAGCCAGCTGTAATGCAACACGAAGTTGATAAAGAGTTTCTCCACCAAACATGGCTCCAATAAACACTCCATCTTCCTTGAGACAATGGATTATCTAACAGATATGTCAACATGAagttcaaattaaaattatgcCTACCAACCCATTGCAACTCATTTTAACAGCTTACATAACAGAAATTCTCCTTCTTTCTTAAGTACACAGTCCTACACTAACAGTATCCTCTGATTACTGTTGATTtctggaaaaggaaaaatcccCTCAGAGCACAGTAGAAACCAACAAACTAAACCCACATATAGTGTTTAGTCTGGAATGAATCCCAAGTCACATAAGTGAAAGGCACTTTCTCTTGCCATTACTACTGTACAACATTTAACCAATAACAAAGCAAATTATTCAAAAGAAAGACACTTGTCAATGGCTGCTTCACCTACCTGTCTAAACGTTCCAGGTAAATCATTCACCCAGTGCAGActtcaaaaagaaataagaGGAGAGATTTGTCTAAAATTAAATGTGATCACATTACAAGTGGTTTacacagaataataataaataatattatttattggcCAGGGGTGAAGAATCTATCATTctgcaaaagacaaaaatctgCTGTGTTGGAGTATTCTAAAACATGTCCTGCTAAGACAAAAATCACACCTCAAACTACTGACAACGAGGTCAAATGAATTTTGTCCAAATGGTAGAAACTCCTCGTCAGCTATAAGCTTAATGGTTGGAAATTCACAAGGCTGACACTGAGCctagaaaaaaggaaagcagaAACAATTTAGCATAATACCCATTAGATAAATCTTTTGGCACTGCATTtctcaataggttttggtggtatttatccagtggatagtgatttttCTGCTGGATAGCACCACCTAACCttgataaacaataattattgcagatTTCCATTTCATGACCATTTGATGTGTATTTACCAACATATTCTCTGCCATATCTGTCATGACTAGAGTTCCCACTTGCTCCTGTGAAACAAGAAAGGGGATGAGTGAGACAACAAGTGGCTGTACATCTCCTATTCATTGAAAACGCTTGGTGTGTGGGTTTTTTTGACACTTAAAAAGGAAGAGTTACTGATTTCGTTCTGACACTTGTTGGTTATCTCTCTTCTTTACCAAGGAGACTAGAaaggcaaaaaattaattggagATGTTATTTCAAGGGCAATTATTTGGTACAATTATTAGACCCAGAGTGCCGTGACCAGAAagattaacaataattatttattcttgGCTCGATGCTCTGGTCATTGGTGTATTCATAATGTACATGAAGTACCAAAATGCATACGAATAAAGGTATTGAAACACTTTAAGGGCCCTACTTAAAGTATATGCTTTAAAGTAGGGTTATTTAAATGTATCTCCAGGTAAAGCTTCCTTCCAACACACAAACCTTGGTGAGATGTTTAGACAAGTGTCCTCGGCCACAGCCAAGATCTAATGCCATGGGAAAGTGCCTaaattaatgaaaagaaatacaCTGAGATGCTTTaagcaatgataa
The DNA window shown above is from Acropora palmata chromosome 7, jaAcrPala1.3, whole genome shotgun sequence and carries:
- the LOC141886234 gene encoding arginine-hydroxylase NDUFAF5, mitochondrial-like — encoded protein: MNSSFGSPLRSFCMATRRIVSVFRKPGMCRCFSARRQNEVTMNVFDRKAKRRQKNRAALLENVEVYDYLKDEVAERVADRIGDIARHFPMALDLGCGRGHLSKHLTKEQVGTLVMTDMAENMLAQCQPCEFPTIKLIADEEFLPFGQNSFDLVVSSLSLHWVNDLPGTFRQIIHCLKEDGVFIGAMFGGETLYQLRVALQLAEIEREGGFAPHISPFAEVRDLGNLLTRSGFSLTTVDFDEITIGYPSMLELMFDLKGMGESNASWNRKTILHRDTITAASAIYNEMYGLEGGGVPATFFVLYMIGWKPHESQQKSSARGSATASFGDLSSLNNPKS